The Latilactobacillus sakei subsp. sakei DSM 20017 = JCM 1157 genome includes a window with the following:
- a CDS encoding ABC transporter ATP-binding protein, whose amino-acid sequence MLTLTHLEKSFGAMKAVDDVSFTVQPGEILGLIGQNGAGKTTTFRMILNFLTPDSGTILWQGHAFTSRDYDQLGYLPEERGLYPKMTVEQQILYFAQLRGRTAAEIKPQIDEWLARFAVKGQRTDKIKDLSKGNQQKVQLIATLIHKPALIILDEPFSGLDPVNAGLLEDGILWLKSQGSAIIFSSHDMTNVAKISDRIVMLRNGQVVLSGSVDEVRAQFGRTKLFLESPLTQSELEQIEGVSRVTRHGHQFELTLADEAVGKEIFERTTQAGYIPEFSQQAPSLDEIFRLKVGEQHD is encoded by the coding sequence ATGCTAACGTTAACGCATCTTGAAAAAAGTTTTGGGGCGATGAAAGCTGTTGATGATGTATCATTTACCGTTCAACCTGGCGAAATATTGGGGCTCATTGGGCAAAATGGTGCTGGTAAGACGACCACTTTTAGAATGATATTGAATTTTTTAACACCGGATAGCGGGACGATTTTGTGGCAAGGGCATGCATTTACCAGTCGTGACTACGATCAATTAGGTTACCTGCCAGAAGAACGGGGCCTCTATCCTAAGATGACCGTTGAACAACAAATTTTATATTTTGCGCAGTTACGCGGGCGGACCGCGGCGGAAATTAAACCACAAATTGACGAGTGGTTAGCACGGTTTGCTGTTAAGGGCCAACGTACTGATAAGATTAAGGATTTATCCAAGGGCAATCAACAAAAGGTGCAACTGATTGCGACCTTAATTCATAAACCAGCGCTCATTATTTTGGATGAACCATTCAGTGGGTTGGATCCTGTGAATGCTGGTTTATTAGAAGATGGTATTTTATGGTTGAAGTCGCAAGGCTCGGCAATTATTTTTTCGAGTCATGATATGACGAATGTTGCCAAGATTAGTGACCGGATTGTCATGTTGCGCAATGGGCAAGTCGTGTTATCCGGAAGTGTCGATGAAGTACGAGCACAGTTTGGCCGCACGAAACTCTTCTTAGAATCACCGTTAACGCAATCTGAATTGGAACAAATTGAAGGTGTTTCACGTGTAACACGCCACGGTCACCAGTTTGAATTGACGCTAGCTGACGAAGCGGTTGGCAAAGAGATTTTCGAACGCACGACGCAAGCCGGTTATATTCCAGAATTTAGTCAACAAGCGCCTAGTCTAGACGAAATATTTAGATTGAAAGTGGGTGAGCAACATGACTAA
- a CDS encoding P8 family protein, whose product MAVGTATLVLDMKMSEAFDWSDDATIVREALWDHYMESNGHNTDQTVAAMKPYLSMSDSEVRTKAEALLKK is encoded by the coding sequence ATGGCAGTAGGTACAGCAACATTGGTTTTAGATATGAAGATGTCAGAGGCATTTGACTGGAGCGACGATGCAACAATCGTGAGAGAAGCATTATGGGACCACTACATGGAATCAAATGGTCACAATACGGATCAAACAGTTGCCGCAATGAAACCTTACCTCAGCATGAGCGATTCAGAAGTACGGACTAAAGCTGAAGCACTTTTAAAAAAATAA
- a CDS encoding DUF6574 domain-containing protein yields MLECPQCHIKYGRKLQQCPNCGAAAINHETTQAKPTALKYHQFLQASWRQPLQTPWQWVNPQFGWVTFAILLLVNTATISLLMAGWSEQVGAVAGVTGTQVILRQPVALWPLELRLFLIQLGGLLVLVGTGYLLKRYLLKQKNLRFDRYLTEISAYGSFVLLLTMAALLVTFMAGLMALWLVVILLVLSYLWVNMAIVVSLIRQPMAGFDQFYTVILFEIIVHLLLLVMSSQVVMMGLANLF; encoded by the coding sequence ATGCTAGAATGTCCACAATGTCATATTAAATATGGTCGCAAGCTGCAGCAGTGTCCAAATTGCGGTGCGGCTGCAATCAATCACGAAACGACTCAAGCCAAACCAACCGCACTCAAGTATCACCAATTTTTACAGGCGAGTTGGCGGCAACCCCTACAAACACCATGGCAGTGGGTTAATCCCCAATTTGGCTGGGTAACTTTTGCCATCTTATTGCTGGTTAATACGGCGACGATTAGTTTATTGATGGCGGGCTGGTCCGAACAAGTCGGGGCCGTGGCCGGTGTCACTGGCACGCAAGTTATCTTACGCCAGCCAGTGGCTTTATGGCCGCTTGAATTACGCCTCTTTTTAATCCAACTGGGTGGCTTATTAGTTCTGGTGGGAACCGGGTACTTACTGAAACGGTATCTTTTAAAACAAAAAAATTTGCGTTTTGACCGCTATTTAACTGAAATCAGTGCTTACGGGAGCTTCGTCTTATTGCTAACGATGGCGGCCTTGTTGGTTACTTTTATGGCTGGCTTGATGGCGCTGTGGTTAGTTGTCATCTTACTGGTGTTGAGTTATCTCTGGGTGAATATGGCAATTGTCGTCAGTCTAATCCGTCAACCAATGGCGGGCTTCGATCAATTTTACACGGTCATCCTATTTGAAATTATTGTTCACTTGCTATTGCTTGTGATGAGCAGTCAGGTCGTTATGATGGGCCTTGCGAACCTCTTTTAA
- a CDS encoding Hsp20/alpha crystallin family protein, giving the protein MANELMDRRQDWLDSLVGDDFFKNFGKQFFAMSPETDNLLKTDVKETDKDYQLTVDLPGLNKQDIHVDYQNNTLKISAKRDSFNDHSDSEGNLIQSERHYGRFSRQYYLPEVDRQGISAKYEDGVLQLVLPKMAEDTQSTSQIEIQ; this is encoded by the coding sequence ATGGCAAACGAATTAATGGATCGTCGTCAAGATTGGTTAGACAGTTTAGTAGGTGATGACTTTTTCAAGAATTTCGGCAAACAATTCTTTGCAATGTCGCCTGAAACTGACAACTTGTTGAAAACAGACGTGAAGGAGACTGACAAGGATTATCAATTAACGGTTGATTTACCTGGGCTCAACAAGCAAGACATCCACGTCGATTATCAAAACAACACGTTAAAGATTAGTGCAAAACGGGATAGTTTTAACGATCACAGCGACTCAGAAGGAAACTTGATTCAAAGTGAACGTCACTATGGTCGCTTCAGTCGTCAATATTATTTACCAGAAGTTGATCGCCAAGGAATTAGCGCGAAATATGAGGACGGCGTTTTGCAATTAGTCTTACCAAAAATGGCTGAAGATACACAATCAACAAGCCAAATTGAAATTCAATAA
- a CDS encoding helix-turn-helix domain-containing protein, with translation MAGKLFVLSGYLKGRDIKQQEVADVLNKTLTTANRKIHGKIPFTVKEIQLLHDQLDVPILIFFES, from the coding sequence TTGGCAGGAAAACTTTTCGTGCTATCAGGATATTTAAAGGGTCGTGACATCAAGCAGCAGGAAGTTGCTGATGTTTTAAATAAAACGCTAACAACTGCTAACCGTAAGATTCACGGTAAAATTCCGTTTACCGTCAAGGAAATTCAGTTGCTACACGATCAGCTAGATGTGCCGATTCTAATCTTCTTTGAATCTTAG
- a CDS encoding universal stress protein has protein sequence MVQEYKRILVPVDGSEEAELALNKAVQVAKMNHAQVDILNVLDTKQYAGSYSGMLSGDAIFQISEDAQNYLNSLKYDIQTNDNLMDVEIHVRFGNPKNVIARDFPSEYKTDLIMMGSTGLNAVERMLMGSVTEYVNRTAICDVLIVKTDVNNNPYKK, from the coding sequence ATGGTTCAAGAATATAAGAGAATATTAGTACCAGTTGATGGTTCCGAAGAAGCTGAATTAGCCCTTAATAAGGCAGTTCAAGTGGCTAAGATGAATCACGCTCAAGTAGATATTTTAAATGTATTAGATACGAAACAATATGCAGGGAGTTATAGCGGCATGCTTTCTGGAGATGCTATTTTCCAAATCTCAGAAGACGCACAAAATTATCTCAATAGTTTGAAATATGATATTCAAACCAATGATAATTTGATGGACGTTGAAATTCACGTCCGTTTTGGCAATCCGAAGAATGTCATCGCACGTGATTTCCCATCAGAATACAAAACAGATTTAATTATGATGGGTTCAACCGGTTTGAACGCTGTTGAACGGATGTTAATGGGTTCTGTCACAGAATACGTTAACCGGACAGCGATTTGTGACGTGTTGATTGTGAAGACTGACGTCAATAACAATCCCTACAAAAAATAA
- a CDS encoding AI-2E family transporter: MTLYQRFVANEQLRRLVVLMGMIGVIFAVRSMMNIILLTFIFTFLVTQLVRHVQRYVRIPPAAVVVPLYILVILLVYLGVTIYVPQIAKQTIKLGESVYNFYQSPSFDANKFMQLISQYMKQFNLTDQLKHGVSTLVNYITGIGTMGVTIVLSFILSFFYTIELDKLPQFGGLFLKSTYGWLFRDIAYFAKKFVNTFGVVIEAQIFIAVVNTVLTTITLTVMKMPNIPSLAIMIFLLSMVPVAGVILSCIPLCIIAFSVGGVQYVIYILVMITVIHALEAYVLNPRFMSSKTQLPIFFTFVVLFVAERFLGTWGLIVGLPIFTFFLDVLGVKTIKTK; the protein is encoded by the coding sequence GTGACTTTATACCAACGATTTGTAGCGAACGAACAATTACGGCGCCTAGTAGTTCTAATGGGGATGATTGGTGTTATTTTTGCGGTTCGTTCAATGATGAATATCATCTTGTTGACGTTCATCTTTACTTTTTTAGTTACCCAATTGGTGCGCCACGTGCAGCGTTATGTTCGGATACCACCAGCCGCGGTGGTTGTACCACTCTACATTTTAGTGATTTTATTGGTCTATCTCGGGGTAACCATTTATGTGCCACAAATCGCTAAACAAACGATTAAATTAGGTGAAAGTGTTTATAATTTTTACCAGAGTCCATCCTTTGATGCCAATAAATTCATGCAACTGATCAGCCAATACATGAAACAGTTTAATTTGACCGACCAGTTAAAGCATGGTGTTTCAACCTTGGTTAACTATATTACCGGGATTGGTACGATGGGCGTGACGATTGTCTTGTCGTTTATCCTCAGTTTCTTTTATACGATTGAACTGGATAAGTTACCACAATTTGGTGGGCTCTTCTTAAAGAGTACCTACGGTTGGCTTTTCCGAGATATTGCTTACTTTGCTAAAAAATTCGTGAACACTTTTGGTGTTGTGATTGAAGCGCAAATCTTTATCGCGGTCGTTAATACGGTCCTCACAACGATCACATTGACGGTGATGAAGATGCCTAATATTCCGAGTTTGGCAATTATGATTTTCTTATTATCAATGGTCCCAGTGGCGGGTGTGATTCTGTCATGTATTCCACTATGTATCATCGCTTTTTCAGTGGGTGGTGTGCAGTATGTGATTTATATTCTGGTGATGATTACCGTCATTCACGCGCTAGAAGCTTATGTCTTGAATCCGCGCTTTATGTCGAGCAAGACACAACTACCAATTTTCTTCACCTTTGTCGTTCTCTTTGTCGCTGAACGTTTCTTAGGCACGTGGGGCTTGATTGTTGGGTTACCAATTTTCACGTTCTTCTTGGACGTCTTAGGGGTTAAAACAATTAAAACGAAATAA
- a CDS encoding universal stress protein produces the protein MTEKQPLNIEVTSMHYQKLLIAIDDDDPTSSKRAFNYACTVAKMYQIPMGIVSILETGDLNIYQSLSPNVVAKRREEIAADLDIFVQKAQEFGVQEVTPILGEGNPGHVIVEEIIPEFKPDLVICGSKTKPSKHLIGTHASYLSKYAPSSVMVVR, from the coding sequence ATGACAGAAAAACAACCTTTAAACATTGAAGTCACTTCAATGCACTACCAAAAACTATTAATCGCAATTGATGATGATGATCCAACGTCATCAAAACGCGCTTTTAATTACGCTTGTACCGTCGCTAAGATGTACCAAATTCCAATGGGGATTGTCAGCATCTTAGAAACCGGCGATTTAAATATCTATCAATCACTCTCACCAAACGTGGTCGCTAAACGACGGGAAGAAATTGCCGCAGACCTAGACATCTTCGTTCAAAAGGCGCAAGAATTTGGGGTGCAAGAAGTGACACCAATTCTTGGTGAAGGCAATCCAGGCCACGTGATTGTTGAAGAAATCATTCCTGAATTCAAACCAGATCTTGTCATCTGTGGTTCGAAAACAAAACCTTCAAAACACTTAATCGGTACACATGCGAGCTACTTATCTAAATATGCCCCTAGCTCAGTAATGGTTGTCCGTTAA
- a CDS encoding DNA-3-methyladenine glycosylase I — MASDNWMNATAELLTYYEQEWGQPEHDDQRLFELLCLETYQAGLSWQTVLAKRAAFRTAFYQFEIQKVAQMTTTDIDRLLQNPAIIRNRRKLAATVNNAQVVLAIQQEQESFAHYLWAFVDGQPIVNRPKTWADVPAQSALSVAVSRDMKRRGFQFVGPVTVYSYLQGAGLIDDHPQHLKG, encoded by the coding sequence ATGGCAAGCGATAATTGGATGAATGCGACAGCAGAGCTGTTAACTTACTACGAACAAGAATGGGGCCAACCGGAACACGATGACCAGCGCTTATTTGAATTGTTGTGTTTGGAAACCTACCAAGCGGGTTTGAGTTGGCAAACGGTGCTGGCAAAACGGGCGGCTTTTAGAACTGCTTTTTACCAGTTTGAGATTCAAAAAGTCGCGCAAATGACGACGACTGATATTGACCGTTTATTACAAAATCCAGCGATCATTCGCAACCGGCGTAAGCTAGCAGCAACGGTGAATAATGCGCAAGTTGTTTTAGCAATTCAACAAGAACAGGAAAGTTTTGCGCACTATCTGTGGGCTTTTGTTGACGGGCAACCAATCGTTAATCGACCAAAAACGTGGGCAGACGTCCCTGCACAATCAGCATTATCGGTTGCAGTGAGCCGGGATATGAAGCGTCGGGGCTTCCAATTCGTTGGTCCAGTGACGGTTTATTCTTACTTGCAAGGTGCGGGTTTAATTGACGATCATCCCCAGCATCTGAAGGGATAG
- a CDS encoding helix-turn-helix domain-containing protein, whose translation MFGQLLHDKRVSRNLTMRQLADLLTQKYNIKVSSSMIFRWEKGAAPSLKALFIIATELQVDLNQLAVIIADSNLTRPESLS comes from the coding sequence ATGTTTGGACAACTATTACATGATAAGCGGGTTTCACGGAATCTTACGATGCGGCAGCTAGCCGATTTATTAACGCAAAAATACAATATTAAGGTCAGTAGCTCCATGATTTTCCGCTGGGAAAAAGGCGCTGCCCCTTCATTAAAAGCGTTGTTCATCATCGCGACTGAATTACAAGTTGATCTCAATCAACTCGCTGTCATCATTGCCGACAGTAACTTAACCCGCCCCGAATCTCTTTCATAA
- a CDS encoding D-alanine--D-alanine ligase family protein, producing MKIVVLAGGRSTERNVSLTSGHKITHALQTKGHDVAFVDLFLGNELKDGATIDSLYSSDPVEKDYDIDDEVLTDDDINKLREDGSTQLFGPNILEICKTADIVFLALHGGDGENGKVQAVLDVFEIPYTGSDTLAAGITMSKKVSKEILLFNNIPTARFVAAYRHQPMPEMPFEYPVVVKPSNGGSSVGTHIVHNEAELKPAVEDALRFDNEALIEEFIKGREFSLGVINEQPLPAIEIEVNDGWYDFEHKFVTGNTTKFVTPPNNLPDNVHEAMKQMALDAMHALGLTNYARIDFFWSPETGLYVIEGNTLPGMTPLSLIPQEAEVLGISYPDLCEMIVNGKLALLNEK from the coding sequence ATGAAAATTGTTGTCTTAGCGGGCGGTCGTAGTACTGAACGTAACGTTTCACTAACGTCCGGACACAAGATTACCCATGCACTACAAACAAAAGGCCATGATGTTGCCTTTGTCGATCTTTTTTTAGGGAATGAATTGAAAGATGGTGCCACAATTGACTCTCTTTATTCATCTGATCCCGTTGAAAAAGATTATGACATTGATGATGAAGTTTTAACAGATGACGACATCAATAAACTTCGCGAAGATGGTTCAACACAACTATTTGGTCCGAATATCTTAGAAATTTGTAAAACTGCTGATATCGTATTCCTCGCACTACATGGTGGCGATGGCGAAAACGGTAAAGTTCAAGCGGTTCTCGATGTCTTTGAAATTCCTTATACTGGTAGTGACACATTAGCTGCTGGTATTACTATGAGCAAAAAAGTTTCTAAAGAAATCTTACTCTTCAACAACATTCCAACAGCACGTTTTGTCGCTGCTTATCGTCATCAACCAATGCCAGAAATGCCATTTGAATACCCTGTTGTGGTTAAACCAAGTAATGGTGGTTCAAGTGTTGGGACACATATCGTCCACAACGAAGCTGAATTAAAACCAGCTGTCGAAGATGCTTTGCGTTTTGATAACGAAGCCTTGATCGAAGAATTCATCAAGGGTCGCGAATTCTCACTGGGTGTCATTAACGAACAACCATTACCAGCCATTGAAATTGAAGTCAATGACGGTTGGTATGACTTTGAACACAAATTCGTAACAGGTAACACGACGAAATTCGTCACACCACCTAACAACTTACCAGATAATGTTCACGAAGCCATGAAACAAATGGCGCTTGATGCCATGCACGCGCTTGGTTTAACCAACTACGCCCGCATCGATTTCTTCTGGAGTCCTGAAACTGGCTTATACGTCATCGAAGGCAATACATTACCTGGTATGACACCATTATCATTAATTCCTCAAGAAGCAGAAGTTCTTGGTATTAGCTACCCTGATTTATGCGAAATGATTGTGAATGGTAAATTAGCTTTACTTAATGAAAAATAA
- a CDS encoding SAM-dependent methyltransferase: protein MLEKTFYKKLLQHSFDFPVAVHFWDGSTDVYGTGEPEIAITFKKLIPIKSLTSNASLALGEAYMAGDIEVTGKGDAPLQKLLTAAYNSSESFMRSHSYIHFLPKQSHSEKASKKDIQSHYDLGNDFYQLWLDKTMTYSCAYFEQPTDDLETAQINKVHHILQKLNPQPNRTLLDIGCGWGTLMLTAAKEYHLKVVGITLSQEQYNFVQQRIDEEGLSDVASVELVDYRELKHAPFDYITSVGMFEHVGQENLAEYFKDVADYLTDDGVALIHGITRQQGGAKNAWINKYIFPGGYVPGLVENTQHIVDAGLQIADMEPLRRHYQKTLEIWDANFNAHRDEIQQQTSLEFVRMWDLYLQACASSFESGNIDVIQYLVSKGASARDLPMTRAYMYNV from the coding sequence ATGTTAGAAAAAACTTTTTATAAGAAACTACTACAACACTCTTTTGATTTTCCAGTCGCCGTCCACTTTTGGGATGGTAGTACTGACGTCTACGGAACCGGAGAGCCTGAAATAGCAATTACTTTTAAAAAACTCATCCCCATCAAATCACTAACCAGCAACGCCTCATTAGCCTTAGGGGAAGCCTATATGGCAGGCGATATTGAGGTGACAGGCAAAGGTGACGCACCACTTCAAAAACTACTGACAGCCGCTTATAACAGCTCAGAGAGTTTTATGCGCAGTCACAGTTACATTCACTTTTTACCTAAACAATCACACTCAGAAAAAGCTAGCAAAAAGGATATCCAAAGTCACTACGACTTAGGAAATGATTTCTACCAACTTTGGCTAGATAAAACCATGACTTATTCTTGTGCTTATTTCGAACAACCAACAGATGATTTAGAAACTGCTCAAATCAACAAAGTGCACCATATTCTACAAAAACTCAATCCACAACCTAATCGGACATTGCTCGATATCGGCTGTGGCTGGGGCACATTGATGTTAACCGCCGCTAAGGAATATCACTTAAAAGTTGTCGGCATTACTTTAAGCCAAGAACAATATAATTTTGTTCAACAACGAATTGACGAAGAAGGCCTCAGTGACGTTGCGTCCGTTGAACTTGTCGATTATCGTGAATTAAAACACGCCCCATTTGATTACATTACAAGTGTCGGCATGTTCGAACATGTTGGTCAAGAAAACTTGGCTGAATACTTCAAAGATGTTGCGGATTACTTAACAGACGATGGCGTGGCCCTTATTCACGGCATTACGCGTCAACAAGGCGGCGCCAAGAACGCCTGGATCAACAAGTATATCTTCCCAGGTGGCTATGTGCCAGGCTTGGTTGAAAATACGCAACACATTGTCGATGCCGGTTTACAAATCGCTGACATGGAACCTTTACGTCGGCACTATCAAAAGACGTTGGAAATTTGGGATGCCAATTTCAACGCACACCGTGATGAAATCCAACAACAAACGAGTCTTGAATTCGTTAGAATGTGGGATCTCTATCTCCAAGCTTGTGCCTCATCTTTTGAATCTGGTAATATCGATGTTATTCAATACCTCGTTTCTAAAGGCGCTAGCGCCCGTGATTTACCAATGACACGTGCTTATATGTATAACGTCTAA
- a CDS encoding 2-dehydropantoate 2-reductase — translation MTKIAIAGSGAMGSRFGYMLQAAGNDVVLLDNWVEHVQAINTKGLTVAIAGQDVQHVQIPAALPTAIKDVQDVIIIFTKSMQLGAMLQSIKPLIGEKTKVVCLLNGLGHPETIERYLPKHNIFVGITLWTAGLTGPGEISLSGSGSVELQNVAPEAKGAAEELVAMLSAAGLHATYSADVLFSIWRKACVNGTLNSLCALLDCNIAQLGRTSQVNSLLASIVAEFSAVAATEAVDLDVPTTIAHIDQLFDPTQAGEHYPSMHQDLIQHHRLTEIDYLNGYVARKGQERGIPTPVNQLITQLVHTKEALVIEK, via the coding sequence ATGACAAAAATTGCAATTGCCGGTTCTGGTGCAATGGGCAGCCGTTTTGGCTACATGCTACAAGCAGCCGGGAACGATGTCGTCTTACTAGACAACTGGGTCGAACATGTTCAGGCAATTAATACCAAGGGTTTAACGGTGGCGATTGCGGGGCAAGACGTGCAACACGTTCAGATTCCAGCAGCCTTACCCACAGCGATTAAAGACGTTCAAGATGTGATTATCATCTTCACGAAATCGATGCAACTAGGGGCGATGCTCCAATCGATTAAACCGCTGATTGGTGAGAAGACGAAGGTCGTTTGTTTATTAAATGGCTTGGGTCATCCCGAAACAATCGAACGCTACTTACCCAAACATAATATTTTCGTCGGCATTACGTTGTGGACTGCTGGTTTAACCGGTCCCGGTGAAATTAGCCTTAGTGGTTCCGGCAGTGTTGAACTTCAAAACGTGGCGCCAGAAGCTAAAGGTGCTGCTGAAGAATTAGTCGCGATGTTGAGTGCTGCAGGATTACATGCGACCTATAGTGCTGATGTCTTGTTTTCAATTTGGCGCAAAGCTTGTGTGAATGGCACCTTGAATAGCCTCTGTGCTTTATTGGATTGTAACATTGCCCAACTCGGTCGGACGAGTCAGGTCAACTCATTACTGGCTTCGATTGTGGCTGAATTTTCAGCAGTGGCAGCGACCGAAGCGGTTGATTTGGATGTGCCAACAACGATTGCGCATATCGATCAATTATTTGATCCCACCCAAGCTGGTGAACATTATCCATCAATGCACCAAGATTTAATCCAACACCATCGTTTAACTGAAATTGACTACTTAAACGGCTACGTTGCGCGCAAGGGCCAAGAACGTGGCATCCCAACGCCGGTCAACCAATTGATTACCCAACTTGTGCATACTAAAGAAGCACTCGTCATCGAAAAATAA
- a CDS encoding ABC transporter permease encodes MTKFKIIFKQVFFKNIKSPAYIIMIIMPIILLGVVLGIGKLMDQSTEPAKIAVLSQQPAEQAALQQMRGQDYVIDTQIKTQPQAAQALKQEKIDGYLIIQQGNSQYFERKDSRDFDPSGIQNQLNEMNIVTLARQANVPADQIQKLTTPMTIKAVTVQFEAGQQKIDQSNQKQVGEGISLAITVLMFVFIVNYAGIIAQEIATEKGSRIMEIILSSVSATTQFFAKIAAVLALVLTQIVFYILIGVVGYHYLKQQLPLSAILKQVGPNLWTPPVWYAISFLIVGVLLYTVIAAMLGSVVSRMDQVQQAISPLLILSTISYMCGFILTTRSDIGFLKGLSYVPLFSQIMLPVRFASGDLSATAAALGLGLAIITLMGLTYLALIIYRMNILVYSDKGVMRSFMRSFAMLKAEKQK; translated from the coding sequence ATGACTAAATTTAAGATTATTTTTAAACAGGTTTTCTTTAAAAATATCAAAAGTCCGGCCTATATCATCATGATTATTATGCCAATTATTCTATTAGGGGTCGTCCTAGGGATTGGCAAATTGATGGACCAATCCACCGAACCAGCTAAGATTGCGGTTCTCAGTCAACAACCAGCTGAACAAGCAGCCTTGCAACAAATGAGAGGGCAAGATTACGTCATCGATACGCAAATTAAGACGCAACCGCAAGCAGCTCAAGCGTTGAAACAAGAAAAAATTGATGGTTATTTAATCATTCAGCAAGGCAATAGCCAATATTTTGAACGGAAAGATAGTCGTGATTTTGATCCGAGTGGCATTCAAAATCAGTTGAATGAAATGAATATTGTGACCCTTGCGCGGCAAGCTAACGTCCCGGCGGACCAAATTCAAAAGTTAACGACACCGATGACGATCAAAGCCGTGACCGTTCAGTTTGAAGCTGGGCAACAAAAAATTGATCAATCTAATCAAAAACAAGTGGGAGAAGGCATTTCATTAGCGATTACAGTCTTAATGTTTGTCTTCATCGTTAATTACGCGGGGATTATCGCACAGGAAATTGCGACTGAAAAAGGCTCGCGTATTATGGAAATCATTCTCTCAAGTGTCTCGGCGACAACTCAATTCTTCGCTAAAATTGCCGCTGTATTAGCGTTAGTTTTAACTCAGATTGTCTTTTACATCCTAATTGGAGTGGTGGGTTATCACTACTTAAAACAACAATTACCATTATCGGCGATTTTAAAGCAAGTCGGACCGAACCTCTGGACACCACCGGTTTGGTATGCGATTAGTTTCCTAATTGTCGGCGTTTTACTCTACACAGTGATTGCAGCAATGCTAGGGTCTGTCGTTTCGCGAATGGATCAGGTGCAACAAGCCATTTCACCGTTATTAATCCTCAGTACAATCAGTTATATGTGCGGGTTTATCTTAACGACGCGCTCGGATATCGGCTTTTTAAAAGGCCTGAGTTATGTACCGCTCTTTTCGCAAATCATGTTACCGGTGCGTTTTGCTAGTGGCGATTTAAGTGCGACCGCAGCAGCGCTGGGTCTTGGCTTAGCGATTATCACATTGATGGGGCTCACCTATTTGGCGCTGATTATCTATCGTATGAACATTTTGGTCTATTCAGACAAGGGCGTGATGCGCTCATTTATGCGGTCATTTGCAATGCTGAAAGCGGAAAAGCAAAAATAA